A region of the Dromaius novaehollandiae isolate bDroNov1 chromosome W, bDroNov1.hap1, whole genome shotgun sequence genome:
ATGTAATACAGATGTAAAGAGCATATTGTGTATCAGTAAATGAAAGAAGCTGCCTACTCTCTTTATCACTAGAACTACCCACATCAGCGTCCAGACTTTCAGGTTGTGATAATGATGCTTTCTATCATTTTTGCAAATGCATCCCTACAATCTAAATAGCAAAGTCCTCACTAGTTTGTAACAACGACAACATAGAGACATAAGGCAAGAATAGGTACAGGGCTGAATTTCCTCTTgagctctcttcttcctcttgctgTGCCTCATGTGGCAGAACTTTTCTGTTGTTGAACAGAGATTACTGGAAATAAATTCTCCTGAAGCAGACAGGCTTTTGTTCAGTTTTGACACCAGGCTTCCAGCCCAGTCTTGAGCAATCTGCACTGAGCAAgctctgtgcttctgtggtctACTTCTTTTTTAGAGACTTCTTGTGTGAGCTAGTTTGTAGAAAAGAAACCATTTTCTGAAAGAACATGTTCCCAGCTGAGAGTCTACATTATCAGTCTCGTACTAGCATAGTCTCTGAGACTTCCGTCAGATTAGGCTTTAGATTTAGACGCACAGTAGATCATTCTTAGGCTgggcacatatatatgtatttcttggTGTGCACTAGTTTTATAACAAGTCAGAGACACCGTTTTCTTGTACTGCTTTCCTACTCATCCTTACTCTCTTTTTACACAAATGGCTGAAAAAAATGGTATGCATATATAAACTTGCTGCAGAAGTCCTTTTCATCATATTTTGCcttgtctcttttctttctcaaaaaggAAGACATATGATTCTATGGCTTATCTTCTGTCACAACCATGATTTAATCATATGAAATCCAAGATTGCTCTGTGCTCTAAACTAGTCAGCATGTCACCCATCATTTTGTAGAGTCCAAATAATTTGGGgggtttctctgctgcttttccactTCCCCTGTCCTTTTCACTTCCAGAAGACTGTGTCTTTGAGCACATCTACAAACCGAGATGCTTATTAGGATTAAGATTTCTGACATGCTCACATCCCTCTAATGTGTTTGTGAGACATTTGGTGTAACTATTGAAGCACATTCTTCTCCTATTTTCTTAGTGACAATAGTAGACAATCCCTCCTGTCTATTCCTTAGAAGTTGTCATCACCTAGCACCCAAGTTCTGAGTATTTTTAACTAGTCCTCACCTGCTACATATTTTTGTTGCATGCTTCAGTGAATCGTATGAATATTGTATATGTGTGACTTTTACTACAATATACACTTTATAgacctttcatttcttttgcagttAAAAAGGGAAGAATGAGTACTACTAAGAGGTCTTGTGTTTCTTCCTCTACTTGTATGACATAAGTCCCAAAATGCAAATTCATGTGTTTGTATCCCATTCTACAGAATGGATAGGCATTTTACAGCTATGACCTCCTAGGTGGTGgcttttttgttcttattttcagtCCCACCTAAGCCGCTTGCTTTTCCTCTTAATCTTGTTTTCCTCATTATTATTCCACTCGAAGCTACACATTCTGTTCTCTCCTCTTCACACTGCTACATGTATTTTTCTCAGCTCTATTTAATGGCTAATCTTTGTCTAGATTTCATCTGTTATAATTTGCCACATGTACGAGGCTTGGACTCCTATTTGGTTTATTGCTTTTCCTGAAGTTTATATATTCTTAAAGAATACCTGAATGTACCAGCCAAATATCTTAAAAGCAACAAAGCAtacaaaaaaaatgaggaaagtcATAAAACAAAATGCCAGCTGATTCACAGCATAACTGATAATTTTGTTTCACAATATACTAAAAACTCTGTTGCTGTGTCTGAGATTAAATGTGGAAGCTCCCTTTTGGCTTAGAATACCTAGGACATTAATGCTTACATAAACCCTCTTTTAAATTCAATACCCACTGCTCTTTTACCCCAAATGAAGACAGATGTTTTTTGAATCAACAGACTACAGTTGGGTATCCAGATAGTATACCAGATGGGTATCCTTATCACATACATGAAATTCTGTGTTGCTTCCATCAGGAAATGTAACAGTAGCACATTTATTAGAGAGAGGGTCATGTTAAAGGCTTTGTTTGTTACTGCTCCCTATAAGCAATAACATGACAGAAAGTAACAGACCAACATCTTCATTCTTCAGCACTTAACTACAAGCTGAGTACAAATATCTATCAATGGCAAAGAAGTGTTTAGGtatgtaacagaaaagaaaaaaagatatataattatttttgtataaaGGTGTTATTGGTCTTTTAAAACCTGTTTATTACTTATGTAGCCACAATATTGCTTAAACAATTTAATCAAAACAATTTTTGTGGAGAGAATGACATCTTTTATTAGACTAACTATATATAGTTGAAAAGAGTGCTTCAGTGCAGCCAAGCTTACATTCTCTGTCTTCCTCTAAGTTTGATCAGTCCACCCCACTCATCTCTCCCCTTCACACAATCCGTTGAAGTCCAAACTCAGCTAGAGTGGGGGCTTGAACCTGCTTTTCTCACATCCTGAGCCTTCCAATCCTGAAGAAACTGAATTAGTGGGAACGGTCCCCACCACCTCATCCTAGCACTACATACTGTGAAAAGCGTACTTATCCCCTGGAGAGGCCTGAGAGTTGTCAATGTGATTCAGAGACAAATTGTTTTTTACGACCTAGAGCAAGCCACGTTTGTCCTGGATGTTCGTGCACTCTCTTTTCTACATTTCTTATTGAATAGCTTTTGCAGCTCTCTgctcaggatgctggtgtttgtgaATCTCGCTCTTGGAGATTCCTATATGCTATACAGGGAGTCCTGGTACCTAAAGTGGCATCTGGATTTCACTAGTAACTGGAAGCCTGACCACTGTGTAGGTCGCAGGCATTAGGCACCGGCACTGTAGAATTCTTAGCCTATAGATGTAATTTCTGAGCTCTATGTCTACATTATGTATGACCAAGACTGTCAGTGTTTTTTAAGTTTGCAATATCCATTTATCACTCAATTAAAAGAGCCAATTTGAGGCTGAGGAAAGCTGAAGCACAGGATATACTTTCAGCAAAAAAATGAGCATTGGAAAGTTTTGTAAACAACAGCTCCCTCTTGTGTATTAAAGAAACAATAGAAAGCAGCTAAAGAAAAGGCATCTTGTCTGCATATGTCTGAACATGTGAACATGCAAATTTAGCAGAATTTGGAAAGAAATTAGTGCATCGAACCCTGCAATTTGGTTAGCGGAGACAACACAAAACTGAGCTCCTGACAGTGGCTTGCTGAGCTCACAGCTTAGCTCTGCTCTGGGCATATCTGGACGTTTGTCGTAGCAGGGTGGAAGCATAtttatgaaatgtaaaaatgttttgcaaCATTTCCAATCGTGTATTTCACTTATTTgtcttaaaaggaaaagaacatggaaaaatgccatttttaaacaaaaattctaagtcatttgaattttttacttacaaatatagtttaaaaaaagttgaaaatcaaACCACTATGTTTTCATGAGTATAGACCCACATGTTCTTGTTGTTAACAAAAAAGACTTGTGATTCTGCAACAGTGCACATGGTATGTTTGAGCAGGTAACAAAGATCACAGTTTTTCCCATAATCTCTTTGTTTCTGATTCTTTAATGGCCTATTCCTTGCAATGACAGAGCTCTGTACCTCGTCCTCTGTGAGGCTGTATGTGTGGAAATACAGTAAATGATTAATTTTGTGTTTAGCTAAATTTGTTTTTTATcgaaaacatttatttaaatttggTTTCATTTCCTTGGGgtatttgggggtttttgttcAACTATTATGAGCACAGACAGTAGAGCACTGACTTTTTAGACATAAACTCATTTCTTGTGGACTGCAGATTTGAAAACATGGGAACAGAGGTTAAAAAATGCACTGAACCATAAAAGAAAGGATAAACTCAAGTGATTTTAAGGTCTGGTGattttttcctccacagcatGACTTAGCAGAATTCACATAGAGCTGAAACTGTGTGAATAGTAAATATATTTGACTACCCTTTGAGTTTTTTACAGTTGCCAAAGTTGTTCAGGACCAGCTCTTCAGGTATGAAGTACAGTGAAAGTGAAGATGACTTTGTCTTATCACCTGAACTGcttatttcagtcatttttatctaaaaaaaCCTGACCAATGTACTGGCAAGTAAATAAGAATTGAAAGTAGTTGGATATCAGCTATATGTTGATGTCAAACTGGTCAAAGCCCAAAgtaaagatttttaaagctgaagtACTTAAAATGAAGCTATACCAGGTTAGGTTGAGTCTGAGCAGAGCAGCAAGATATGGTACTTTTTAGTAAAACATACTAATGTATGTGGAATGTACTTTAAGTGAGAGTTAAGTGATGATGGTGAAGTGGATTTTTAACTGTAATACGCAACTAGATTTCTAGAAAGGTATGATGTTCATACAGACTACGGAATCTTATGAAAACATCTATCAAAATCCTCAGTAGGGAGGGTTGCATGTTGAAAGACTGTAAAggtgaaaacagttttttctcttttactacTCTAACAAAAGGAAATGTTATTTCAGTGAAAAGACCTCATTTTTATCTGCCTGTAATTATACCCCTAAAAACAGTCTCTAATAATGGCAAAAGCTTGTCTCTGCTAACCACCTCAGGAGAAAAGATTTGAAATTTGCCTCAGCTACTacacagagaagaagaaatacacaCACCTGATTCTCCTCTACTTTGcagttttcttcagtcttttcgcTCCGGCTTCCATGTGTTCATGAACTGCTCGTACCACCATCATTCATTAGCATTCCTGGGGAAAGCACGTTTTAATTAATGCCCATGCAAGAAATGCTTGCTGTTTGACAGAATTTTTCACAGACAGAAAGTGAcactatacatttaaaaattgaaGCCAAACTAATCTAACagcaaaatgaataattttttttctagtctttGAGAACTATGTTCTAACTTTCCACACAaagtgaaaaaaaccacacactaaCAAAATTATCTAGCTATGCACATATGCTTGATGTAGGTTGGAATTCAGAATTCCTCCTGCAAATATTCTGTcttaggagagaaaaagagagaaaaacattctGTCAAGGAAGAACTATGCTGAATAACACATGAAACTCAGTCTCACCCTAATTAGGCAGACTGCTCAGTAGGAAACAAAAATTCATCATATGACTCTCTCGAAAAGATATTTATTCATCTTCTAATTGACATTCTAATACTCTTTGCACAGTAAGTTGAATCATGATAGTGATAGGTAAAATTTTATTATTTCGGAAACAGAATGGTTACATAGAGATAGAACAATGGATATCAGGAAGGATTTGATAACAGTAACAGTAGCATCAGTAATCTGGAGAGTGTTCTTTCTGAATAATTTGTGTTATTCCTTTTAAGTCTTATCAGTGATTAACTGGCTAACTCAAGGAAAATGGTAATGAAATCAGCAAGTATAAAGGCATATGTAAAGGGGGAAAGGTCAGATCCTTGGTATTGCAGATGAATATATTGATCTGTCTATCATCTAGTGATTTGGAGATGTGATGGGAGCATTTAGGAGACTGACAAACCAAGCCAGTCTCAGACTTTAAAACAACACTTTACTGGACTGATGTTCATAAAAAATACACACTGCTAATGGTTCGTTCTTAATCACTATCATTCATTATCACCACATACACAAAACAATTAGTCCTTAAAAAACTTATCCTAAATAAACTGTGAGCATACACTACAGTGGAGCTGATGCCATATATTTAGCACTGATGGCTACGGTCCTTGGTGGTCCTTAGTCACCAGAGTCAAGGTGATCAGGCTTGAGAGCTCGTTGTGAGGGAAGCCAGAACCAAAGTAGGttgtcttctttcttccccatccTTCTTCACTCACAGTTGATGAGTTATGCTCCTTTGTGCCCTCCccagaagaaaggaaatgatCTCTTCTGCTCTTGACAACTTATTTTGGGGATCAAAATATGTTCTGGTTTTGCTTATTCTGCAGGATTATTCTGGCTCCACAAAATATTCTTCTTGCCTGCTCCTTACTCTGCaggattattttccttttatcatGCATCTTTTCCACCTGCTTGGTGTTGGGTTCTGTGATGACAAGCATCCAAGCATCATTTCTTAGATGAGCTTGATTTTGCCTCTATTTAGCAAGGCTTTAAGGAAATGGCCTGAAAGGGCAATGTGGGCAACTACGAGCTGGTCACCTTCACTTCAGCGGCTCAGAAAAATCATGGAGCCAGGTTTCCTGAAACATGTATCTGGCCAtacgaaggagaagaaggtgactgggaacagtcagcatgggcATACAGGTTTTAGCAAACTTGTAGTCATCGATTTAAGCTCCACTCCCTTTCAGGTTCATTCCCTCACTTGGGAGATCGGAAATCAGTTTTCCTGTTTCCCAACTCTGCCTGATTTATACCAGGAACTGAAAATGAGTATACTGATGGGGGTCTTCTTTGATTTCTTCTTCTGAAGCTGTTTTACTTTgtaaaaataactgaatatttaCTGGAGCAGAACTTAAAGCTGATATTCCTGCAGCCAGTGTGAGTGTTTTAGGCAGGAGAATTTAATTCTGTTCTTGCATCTTGTCTGTCTGGAGCAAAGAATGTTTaatgacatatatatatagtggaACAACTCCAACTCTGCGTATCCAATAGCTGGGAGACAGAGTATTTAAGACAttttgcacttgcatttggagAGTCCACTGCCTTAGCTCTCAATCATGCCTCATGGGAATTTGAAAACAAACCTCCTATTTTCCAGGAAAATAGTTTAAGCCCTTGGTAAGTGTGCTGACATAGAGCCAGAAGTCTCCATGTGGCGGGTGGACCGGACTGTGCCCTGCAGGACAGCTATGACAGAGAGGGAAACTCTCCGGAGACTTGTGTGAGCGTTCGGCCAAGCCGCCACGACTTCGCCGTGCGGCCCGAGCAGCTTggcagcgcgcggcggcggctgtgTCCTTGTGCCGGGCAGAGCCAAGCcgccttctttttctctctgatacAACGTGACTTAACGTTATGATATTTAAACCTTCCCAATCTGGGAGTCGCAGCGGGGAAAGACCTAAACAAAGCAGGTTATGCGGGGCAGCACGTAAACCCGGAGGGgtccgcccgccgcccgcggggatAAAGCGGCAGTTTCACACCTCCCCCCGGCACGCACCGGCtcgccgggccgccgcgctcccTAGCAACCGTTGCCAGGCAGCGAACACgcgcggcgcgcgggcggggcggggcgaggcggggcgggcaGCACGGCGCCAACCCCGCCCCCGGGCGGCGAGGACCCGccccccgggccgcggggccccgcccctTCCACGCGGAACACCACGTCTACAAAATCATGGGAGCTCACCCGGAAGCGCttccgggcgggcggcgcgcggcgctcTGGGCGCTTCCGGGTGCGCGGCGCGCTCCCCCCTCTCCGTCCCTCCGCCACGCCGCCGCCGGCCGGTGCCGCCTCCGCCGCCCTCCGCGCGAACCGGGCGCCGCCGGGTCCCGACGCGGGGCCGCCCTTCCCCGGCTCGGCCTCCGCCGCCGCTCGGcccagccgcccgcccgcgccagAGATgccgctgcggggccgcggcgccgcggcgccctGGGGGcggctggcgctgccgctgctgctggcggccTGCGCCGCCCGCGCCTCCGAGATCACCTTCGAGCTGCCCGACAACGCCAAGCAGTGCTTCTACGAGGAGATCGCCCAGGGCACCAAGTGCACCCTCGAGTTCCAGGTACCGcggcccgccgggccccgccgccgcctccgggcgTCGCCTCCGGGCGCCTCGCCTCAGCGGGGCCCTCTCCGCCCCGGTGGCGCCGCTTGTGGCGGCGGGGGGTGCTCCCGGCTCCGCGGAGCTCTTCGGCTCGTCTCCCCCCGCCGCGCTGAGGGGTTAGCGGCGGCTGAGGGTGCTGCTTGGTGTCCCGCTCGTCTGAGGAGGCCGTACAGACTGCCGAGTATTTCGGGAAGGGCACGCGCTTAATCCGGAACTAAGCAGGGCGTGCAAAGGTAGCCGCAGAAACTGGTGTTACTTTGCCTCGACCACGGTGACTGACGCAGTGTCCCGTCTGCAGAATAAGGAGAATACTTAAAGTGCCCCGGCCAAATAGGTGCAGTGGGAGTGATTTTGTTGTGGCTTGTGAAGCGTTTGTGTGATGAGCACCATGCAACATAAGGAGCTAACGCTTCTCAACTCAGAGCGGGGTTTGAGTGGGGCCACGCAGCAAGCAGTGAGAAGGTGATTGAATGGGTAGTTAATTACTAGCTAAGTGTCCCAGACTTGGGACAGGAGTCAGTTCCTGTGGGAGCTCCTTGGAATAGGTGTCTCGCAGATACTAAAATAGGCAAGGAGTTAAAATATACTTGAAAGCTATGGCTAATGTGTGTGTTAAGTGAGGTTGCCTAGCTTTTCTTGATTCTCCCAGTCTCTAATGTGTTGAAGCTGCTGCCATAGTGATAGTGGTGTGCAGCTTTCTgatgtttaaaaagcaaataatagCCCAGGTGGTTTGGTTGCCTCTGGAGTTTATCAGTGGGGTTGGAGGCTTCAAGTCTTTTGCTACAGTTGGTGAAGTCCTTGACAGCAAGTGGTGCAGTTGCAGCACTAAAGAGAAGTCATTCTTGTCAATGGAAATCACGCTGATCTTTGAGGGCTCTTGAGAGGCTGTGTGCTTTAATGGACTGACTTTTCTCTTTCAAGTCccatatttctttctttactaGCTCCTGTCCCACCTTTAGTGTTTTCAGGAATAATTTCATTCCCACCAATATCAGCCCTTGTGCTCTGTTGTACATGTTTTGGTTCTTTGTTAGAACTTTTTTCTACTCTCCTGTTTCTCAGATCCCAGGTTTCTTGTCCTTGCCTGTTCCTTCTTGGTTTTTCTTAAAGTCTCTTCTGTGTCTCTTCTTTTCCCACCTGTTTTGAACTGGATGTCATTGGAGATTGCAGGACAGAAGCCTGCTATTCTCACTTTCATTGGTGGTTTTAACTCAAAAGAGCAGGactattgttttaaaaaaagtctattttgttCTACTACTGGTAGACTGAAGGGCAGTGTCCTTAGGTGCTATGTCAGAAAGAAGAGCAGAGTGGAGGCTCAAGCAAGCTCAGTGGGAAGGAATACTAGGAGAACTTTTAAGCAAGTCTTTCTCATGCGTATGTAAACTGACCCTTTCAGGGTCTGTGCCATATGTGAATAAATTTCATATAAGTGGTCAAGAGCCCATCCCTGTCAAATTTGAGGTTAAACATCAAAGATGAGCCATTATTTAGTTATAGAAAAATTTATGCCTTTGTTCTTGCTTGCAACCAGATAATCATTTCTGTATGAAATACACAAGAGAAAAACCCAACTAGGTGCAGACATCCAGGGTAGGAAACCCAAATATGATTGATTAAAGTCTAAAAGGCTGAAGTGGTAGGAGTATGAAAGCAGAGCCTTGTAATGGGTTGTTCAGAGGAGCTGTAATAAGCAGTGTTTCTACCTGATGATAATGCATTGGAGAAGCAGTTAAACTCATTTGCCCTTTCTATCTTATcacatttctggggaaaaaaaaaatgaagatatcaCTTGTGACCTGGACACTTAGAACTTGATACCTAGATAGATACTTTAAACTATATTATGTCAAGTGCTTATCTAAAGGGCAGTTTTTGGTTCTCTGCAGCTCTGAATAAAATTTTATAGGATTATATATTCAAATAGATACTCAGATATTTCAAATGGAGGTAAAACTTCTCTAGTTTAGCAGACTTCTCTACATGCATAAAGGGCCATGCCTGTGGATGCATGTCTCTTCCTCCTTCAGGACACTTTATCTTAAAGGCAAGAAATCGGGAGCAAGGATTAAACTTAAAACTACTAGCCTGAGAGTCATCAGAATAGCAAATTGTGAACTGCCAATGGGTCTTGCCTTGGAGCTAGGAGTACTGGTCTGATTTTGTAGAACAATGTGCTATAAACCAACACTACTCAAAGCCTGAAAATAGGTGAAACAATCTCAAATCACTTGTAGGTGTTATCTGAATGTACTGGTGTTGGAAAGAAGTAGTCATTAATTGTACATGAGTGAGGCAGCAGACCCTCTAGAATGACACTGTTGACATACGCATATGAAAACGAGCCAGGTTGTAATACCTGTTCTACTGGGCGTAAGCCATTCCTGCAGCATAAAGCAGCTTGACCTAATAGGCTAGTTATGCAACGCCCATTGGGCTGTGCAGATGGGATTTGTTTCATTGCATTTTAGTGATCTCAGTTTGCTGAATCAATTCCATGGATGGGCTTGTGGGTATAGTGAATGGTTGATTCATTACAGTTATGTCTTTGCCTTGTCAAGTTTCGTCTACTGTAGCCACTGGTGTAGTACCAGTATCTAAACCAAAGTAACTAAAATCTTTCTtgtaaactgtttaaaaaagtaGCTGACATTACATgtcctgaatttaaaaaaaaaaataaaataaaatctgaactATGCATCTTCTGTAAGAGAATGATTTTTGCAAACTTGCATTGGAAGGATTTAAAATTAAtacattatattttaaaacatttttcagatcaAGATATCTTGAAGTACCACTTGACAAATCATACTTCTGAGATTAAATGTGTAAATGTCTGTTCTGTTAAAACGAcaatttcttgggttttttttttcaggtgatcACTGGAGGTCATTATGATGTTGACTGTCGGTTGGAAGATCCTGATGGCATTGTATTGTACAAAGAGATGAAGAAGCAATATGATAGTTTCACGTTTACAGCATCCAGAAACGGAACATACAAATTCTGCTTCAGCAATGAATTCTCTACTTTCACACACAAAACTGTGTACTTCGATTTCCAGGTTGGAGAAGATCCTCCACTGTTTCCTAGTGAAAACAGAGTAACTGCGCTTACCCAGGTAGAATGCTATTGTGTTTGACTGCAACTGTTAGGTGGAGTGAATATTTTTCCAATACAGCTGCACTAGATATCTatatcacttctgaaaattaatGGGTTGGAGCTTCTTTAAAATAACCTGAGTTACTAAAAATGAATGTTGTCCTAAAGGTAGGATTTATAGAACGCATTGCTGAGAAGGAATTGCCAAGTGTTTAAGAGAAAACAAGGATTAGTAACTTAGTCTAGGCCAGTATATCCTTTTTTTAAGGGAACTACCTTTTCATGCTATGGTTCTGTGTCTGTGGAAGTGTGGATTTTACAAAGTGTAAGCTATTAATGGATCAGGCTTTTCAAATTTCTGAACTTTGgagaaaattggaagaaaattCTATCAAAGTAAAACCTAAATGAACAAAATCAGTCATACTTAGCTGGTTTCTAGCTTACTGTCTTTTATAAGACACCAAGTGTCCAAGCATTATTCTTAGTCCAGACTTACTCTCCTAATGTTCTCCTCTTTCTTCAGGATTTTACAGTTTTGCCCTACTTCTGGCTAAACTAAATCCATCAAAACTTCCATTGGAACACTTGTTCCATGAGTTCTTATTAATGTTTTTTACTTTATAACTTTCACCAAACCTCATTTTAAAGAACCATTTAAAAATGCTGGGCATGGCCACTATTTTACTAGTCTGGACTCGAAGGTAAAAATGCTGCTTCCTAAATATCCATCAACTTTTGCTCACTTGAATTTACGCCATATAAGTCTGCAGTAGCTAAGATTTGTAATAAGTATGTGATCTGCTGTGAATTCAATTACAGATCTTACCTCTTTGTTCCTGTCACTTTTCTTCCATGCTTTTTGTCTTTTGGTTCCCAATTCCTTAGCTCCCCATCTTATTGTCCTTTCTTTAGTCTTCATTCTGTGTTTTGTTGtatggtgtttttgtttttttatgtttggggggggggggggaagagatgtctttttttggttggttggtgggttttttgctaCCCTGACCCTGGTAGAGGGAGTTCTGAGAACACAGGTGCAGTTTCTATATCTAGCATGTTTGCAGCCCTTCCTGGGCTATGGGAAAAGATACAAGAAAAATCAAGTTTATCAGTGGGTTGTTTCATACACAGCACACACAAGCCCTTTGGGGAAGAGGTAGTATAATGTATCTTTTCTAAGCAGGTGCTCACTGCACTTTTCTCTAGGCTTGTAGTGTGGCCAAATTTGAGGCAGACTTTCACAGGGACTGTAAAAGGTAAATCCCTGAAACCAGACTGACTTCATCTTTAAGATTCCTGTTGCAGAGTAGGATGGCTCTAATTTATTGATGAGATCGGTGGCAGAACTTAATGCATGAAATCTCTTCCTGAATTTTGTTCGGAAGGATGTCTTAGACTTGTTCAAACACCTTCCTTGAAAGCCATCAACTTGAAAAGCAGATCTGGCACAGATATAAGTGACTGAGACACCTTATTAGAGTGCCAGACATTGGCTTTTcaggaaatactgcttttaagaCATAACTAACTGTAACTGGTTAAAACTTCAGTATTTTGAAGATAGTCATTAATTTCATATTCTAATCACAGGCAGTGATGGGTACTGACTTAGAGGATAAACTAAAAATGGAAGAAGTTTGTGAAAAATGATCTAGGGCTTGGAAAGCCAGGAGTATGTAGAGATTGAAAAGGTTAAGACTCTTTcagtttagaaaatgaaatatgatTCTTATGAGAGATGACAAAAGGGGT
Encoded here:
- the LOC112985806 gene encoding transmembrane emp24 domain-containing protein 7 — translated: MPLRGRGAAAPWGRLALPLLLAACAARASEITFELPDNAKQCFYEEIAQGTKCTLEFQVITGGHYDVDCRLEDPDGIVLYKEMKKQYDSFTFTASRNGTYKFCFSNEFSTFTHKTVYFDFQVGEDPPLFPSENRVTALTQMESACVSIHEALKSVIDYQTHFRLREAQGRSRAEDLNTRVAYWSIGEAIILLVVSIGQVFLLKSFFSDKRTTTTRVGS